In one Nicotiana tomentosiformis chromosome 6, ASM39032v3, whole genome shotgun sequence genomic region, the following are encoded:
- the LOC104097469 gene encoding peroxidase 44-like has product MKIVTLLLVFLCYFFNQDFVSAQLKVGFYSSSCPMAETIVKSVVKEKFKSDHSITGALLRLHFHDCGVRGCDASILIDSDPTNNQTSEKDSNPNFTVRGYELIDEIKKKLEVNCPSTVSCADIITLATRDVVSLAGGPKYTIPTGRRDGLVSNASEVDLPGPNRSVPEILAFFKTLGLNKNDMVTLLGAHTVGVTHCFFFQSRVSNFRGTEKPDPTMDPELVTKLFKLCNTSIPPTTLDDVPTTFLDQNTSFVVDNQFYKQILLKKGVLKIDQELALDKLSAPIVSRFAANGNAFRQSFAKAMVKMGSINVLVGDDGEIRKNCRVFNK; this is encoded by the exons ATGAAGATAGTGACATTGTTATTGGTGTTTTTGTGTTACTTTTTTAATCAAGATTTTGTATCAGCTCAACTTAAAGTTGGTTTCTATAGTTCTAGCTGTCCAATGGCTGAAACTATTGTGAAAAGTGTAGTGAAGGAGAAGTTCAAAAGTGACCATTCCATTACAGGAGCTTTACTTCGCTTGCATTTTCATGACTGTGGTGTTAGA GGTTGTGATGCATCAATACTGATAGATTCAGATCCAACCAACAATCAAACCTCCGAAAAAGATTCTAATCCGAACTTCACAGTACGAGGTTATGAACTAATTGATGAAATTAAGAAAAAATTAGAAGTTAATTGTCCTTCAACTGTTTCATGTGCGGACATCATAACACTAGCTACTCGCGACGTAGTTTCCTTAGCCGGAGGGCCAAAATACACTATTCCGACGGGCAGGCGTGACGGCCTCGTGTCAAACGCCTCAGAAGTGGACTTACCCGGCCCGAATCGTTCAGTGCCAGAAATTTTAGCATTCTTTAAAACCCTAGGCCTAAACAAAAATGACATGGTGACATTATTAGGAGCTCATACGGTTGGAGTTACACATTGTTTCTTTTTTCAGTCTCGGGTTTCGAATTTTCGAGGTACAGAAAAACCTGATCCCACAATGGATCCTGAATTGGTTACAAAACTTTTCAAACTTTGTAACACGTCTATCCCACCAACAACATTGGATGATGTTCCAACAACATTTTTGGATCAAAATACATCTTTTGTAGTTGACAATCAATTTTATAAGCAAATCTTGTTGAAGAAAGGGGTTTTGAAGATTGATCAAGAACTTGCTTTGGATAAATTAAGTGCACCAATTGTTTCAAGATTTGCAGCCAATGGAAATGCATTTAGACAGAGTTTTGCTAAGGCTATGGTCAAGATGGGAAGTATTAATGTACTAGTAGGGGATGATGGAGAAATTAGAAAAAATTGCAGGGTCTTCAATAAATAA
- the LOC138893481 gene encoding uncharacterized protein, giving the protein MILREYVPQSLRDAWHAEFEQLRQGAMIVSEYAVSFSELARHALALVATIRERVRRFIEGLFPSIRTSMARELEMNITYQKTVSIARRVEGMLSRDKEKRKAKRSRETGHYSEARAPATRYGKGFVSLLVHSALPAVSGVPAPPRPQEPYYAPPVASLLRLEWRGTLKYTPSIVIYLLKAQRMVEKGCDAYLSYVRDVSIDSPTIESVLVVRDFLDVFPANHSSMPPDRDIDSGIDLLSGTQPISIPPDRMDLPELKELKEQLQELLDKGFKEGDQRKVTGSKVLQRVDSVWVARMKAFFIQTGEH; this is encoded by the exons atgatTTTGCGTGAGTACGTTCCCCaaagcctcagggatgcttggcacgcagagtttgagcagttgcgtcagggtgctatgattgtgtcggagtatgcagtcagtttcagtgagttagctcgccatgcattGGCTCTAGTTGCTAcaatcagagagagggttcgtcgcttcattgagggactcttccccagtattcggaccagtatggctagggagttggagatgaACATCACTTATCAAAAaacagtgagcattgccaggagagtggagggcatgctTTCTCGGGACAAAGAGAAGAgaaaggccaagaggtctcgagagactggtcattattcagaaGCTCGGGCTCCAGCAACACGCTATGGTAAGGGCTTTGTGAGTCTccttgttcattcagctcttccagcagtcagcggtgttccagctcctcctagacctcaagagccctattatgcaccgccagtagcCA gtttactgcgattagagtggagaggtaccttaaagTATACTCCCAGCATAGTTATTTAtcttcttaaagctcaacgaatggttgagaaggggtgtgacgcgtatctatcttatgtgagagatgtaAGTATTGATAGCCCTACAattgagtcagttctagtagtaagggactttctagatgtgtttccagctaatcattcgagcatgccgcccgacagagatattgattccggcattgatttgttgtcgggcactcagcccatttctattcctcccgaCCGTATGGAtcttcctgagttgaaggagttgaaggagcagttgcaggagttacttgataagg GTTTCAAAGAGGGTGATCAAAGAAAAGTAACCGGCTCAAAGGTTTTGCAAAGGGTtgatagtgtttgggtagcgagaatgaaagccttcttcatccaaaccggagaacattaa